The nucleotide window TAGCACCTTATTAGTAGCGCGGCTGCCCGCGCTACTAGAGGGCattaaacccgcgctactactaggttttccctagtagtgtgagCAAACCTATAGTAGATCCTAAGACACATAATATTTGATTAAGAGGCATAATATTTGAGTTCAGATCAGAGATCCTTCTTAAAGTATATGCATTGTAGCCCATAGCAACGTACGGGCGTTCTACTAGTAGGAAGTAATATTTGGAATATGGGTTCTTGTGGACTAGGAGAAGGGACAAATCCATAAATCATGGCAGACCAAGCCCTTGCATGCCGTCATCTTGGTGGCCTTTTTCCTATTTGAGCCTTATTTTTCTGCGAGCATCTTTGATTCTAGAGTTTTCTATGGCTCATGCATACTTTTCAGTCTTTTAGGGCAAGTTTGGTTTTTTTCTAGACAACATGCCTGGAAAATTTTGGTGCCTGGATCGAGCCTAAGAAACACAATTTTTTTGCCTGGCCAGGCGCATAGGAGAAGAGTGTTTGGTTTAGGGCATGGCCTAGTGGGATCTAAGTTGTCGTTGTTTTCTTCTCATTCACCTCGAATTTCGTGTCCTCATTATTAGCAGCCATGATTATTGCCCGGCTGATGCACCAGGCACACCCTGTCACCCAGAATTTTCTTCACTACTAAAAAATGCCACTGTTCCGTTAAAAAAACACTCAAAATGCCATTTTCTCACGTTACCGTCAGTCAAAGGGTCGTTGACCGCGCGATATGACCAAAATGCCCCTAGTTCCATTACTTCCCGAACTGTGGGCCCAACATGTCAGGGGCAGGGAAATAATTTTTAGGATATAAAAATAGGCAATACAGGGGATCGGGCCTAAGAAACACAATTTTTTTGCCTGGCCAGGCGCATAGGAGAAGAGTGTTTGGTTTAGGGCATGGCCTAGTGGGATCTAAGTTGTCGCTGTTTTCTTCTCATTCACCTCGAATTTCGTGTCCTCATTATTAGCAGCCATGATTATTGCCCGGCTGATGCACCAGGCACACCCTGTCGCCCAGAATTTTCTTCACTACTAAAAAAATGCCACTGTTCCGTTAAAAACACACTCAAAATGCCATTTTCTCACGTTACCGTCAGTCAAAGGGTCGTTGACCGCGCGATTTGACCAAAATGCCCCTGGTTCCATTACTTCCCGAACTGTGGGCCCAACATGTCAGGGGCAGGGAAATAATTTTTAGGATATAAAAATAGGCAATACCGTCATCTTGGTGGCCTTTTTCCTATTTGAGCCTTATTTTTCTGCGAGCATCTTTGATTCTAGAGTTTTTTATGGCTCATGCATACTTTTCAGTCTTTTAGGGCAAGTTTGGTTGTTTTTCTAGACAACATGCCTGGAAAATTTTGGTGCCTGGATCGGGCCTAAGAAACACGATTTTTTTGCCTGGCCAGGCGCATAGGAGAAGAGTGTTTGGTTTAGGGCATGGCCTAGTGGGATCTAAGTTGTCGTTGTTTTCTTCTCATTCACCTCGAATTTTGTGTCCTCATTATTAGCAGCCATGATTATTGCCCGGCTGATGCACCAGGCACACCCTGTCGCCCAGAATTTTCTTCACTACTAAAAAATGCCACTGTTCCGTTAAAAAAACACTCAAAATGCCATTTTCTCACGTTACCGTCAGTCAAAGGGTCGTTGACCGCGCGATATGACCAAAATGCCCCTAGTTCCATTACTTCCCGAACTGTGGGCCCAACATGTCAGGGGCAGGGAAATAATTTTAAGGGTATAAAAATAGGCAATACAGGGGATCGGGCCTAAGAAACACAATTTTTTTGCCTGGCCAGGCGCATAGGAGAAGAGTGTTTGGTTTAGGGCATGGCCTAGTGGGATCTAAGTTGTCGCTGTTTTCTTCTCATTCACCTCGAATTTCGTGTCCTCATTATTAGCAGCCATGATTATTGCCCGGCTGATGCACCAGGCACACCCTGTCGCCCAGAATTTTCTTCACTACTAAAAAAATGCCACTGTTCCGTTAAAAACACACTCAAAATGCCATTTTCTCACGTTACCGTCAGTCAAAGGGTCGTTGACCGCGCGATATGACCAAAATGCCCCTGGTTCCATTACTTCCCGAACTGTGGGCCCAACATGTCAGGGGCAGGGAAATAATTTTTAGGATATAAAAATAGGCAATACAGGGGTTCAAACCCCAGACCTCCTCGGAGGCGCTCGCACGCGCTAGCTAATACATCCAAGGTCACCAGTTGACTAATCAATGGAGATACGCTACATATCCTTACGTGACATCTAGGCATAGCTATTAACAAACCAAGTAAACTCGAGTTGTACACGCAACAGCAGCAACAAATGGTTCTCTAAATTTCTCTTAAAAAATTAGCATGACGCATGTACATAAGGTTGAAAACATTCGGCACACAAGCAAATAGAGGGGTTCGAACCCCAGACTTGGTTTGTTAATAACTATGCCTAGATGTAGACTTGGTTTGTTAATAACTATGCCTAGATGTCACGTAAGGATATGTAGCGTATCTCAGTTGATTAGTCAGCTGGTGACCTTGAGTGTATTGGCTAGCGGGAGGTCTGGGCTTCGAACCCCTGTGTTGCCTATTTTTATATCAAAAAATTATTTCCCTGCCCCTGACATGTCAGGCCCACAGTTCGGGAAGTAATGGAACCAGGGGCATTTCGGTCATATCACGCGGTCAACGACCCTTTGGCTGACGGTAACGTGAGAAAATGGCATTTCTGAGTGTGTTGCCTATTTTTATATCAAAAAATTATTTCCCTGCCCCTGACATGTCAGGCCCACAGTTCGGGAAGTAATGGAACCAGGGGCATTTCGGTCATATCACGCGGTCAACGACCCTTTGGCTGACGGTAACGTGAGAAAATGGCATTTCTGAGTGTGTTGCCTATTTTTATATCAAAAAATTATTTCCCTGCCCCTGACATGTCAGGCCCACAGTTCGGGAAGTAATGGAACCAGGGGCATTTCGGTCATATCACGCGGTCAACGACCCTTTGGCTGACGGTAACGTGAGAAAATGGCATTTCTGAGTGTGTTCCTAACGGTACAGTGGCATTTTTGAGTAGTGAAAACTTGTAATGGCAAAAATGAGTAGTGTGGCACAACTAATGGCAAAAGTGATAAAAACCCTTTTTTTTGAGTAATTGTCGCCCAGAATTGGTCACCTGGACCAGGCTAACTTCGCAACCTCGTCATCCAGCCAGGCATCACGTGTCGCGGAAGTAACCGACTCTTAGGTTATTTTGGGGCTTATGGGCTGTTCAAAAGTTAACAAGTTCAGAAAAACATTCCACCTCGGCCAGGCGCTCGAGCAGATAGTAACTAGTTGAGGAGCGCTCATTCGGTAGCCTCCCAATGATCACTTGTGTGGGCTGAGAGTGCACTATTTGGTGTGCTCTTAGCCGCAGTCACATGTCGCGTCCTGAATGCTCTCTTCGGattttgtttttctatttttctgcacATGTTTTTGGCATTTTAGATGGTTTTTTTTGGCTTTTCGGATTTTCATCGGTCTTTATTAGCTTTTCGTCAAAAAGAAATTTTTTACGCGAAAAAAGCATTTCCTTTTTTTCTCTCACGAGAGGTACGGATTTGCTTTCATCATATGCATGGTTTTGTTTTCGCGAGAGGCACAACTACGCCtctcaaaaacaaaaaaaaacttgTTTTCTCTTTTTCTCCATTCGTGAGAGGCACGTTTTTACTTGTGCGAGAAGCGcagccgtgcctctcgaaaacaagaaaaaacaccatttctttttatttcttttcatGAGAGATACGGTTTTGCTTTTACGAGAGGCCGTGCCTCTCCGAAACGAAAAAAAACAGTTTTTTTTTGAGACGCAAGGTTTTGCTTTCGCGAAATGCACGGTTGAGTGTGACCTATGAAATCAGTGATTTCGGTTCGAACACGGCCCAGGCACGTCACGGGCCTCATGTGCTCCCATGCCAGCAGCGAGATTCGGCCCGGTGCCCTGCAGTGTACAAGAATAACAAGATGCATGCGTTTTGAGTCGCCCATCCAAGATTTTATTGCAATTCTTAGTAATAGGACTTGCTTTGTATTTTCATAGATGTGAGGTCCAAATCAGTATACCTGTAATTGTTATAAGCATGAATAAAGTTACAGAAAATACAAGATgcatttctcaaaaaaaaaaacaagaTGCAGAAAGGAAAAATCAGTGCAGAACTACCACACGGGTTGTGTGTGCCAGGCAGCTCCTCCCCCGCACGCCCTCGGTACAGACCATGCTCTGCTGCGTCTCCCTGACGGCCACTGCGGCGTCCTCGGGTAGCCCACGCGCCCAGCGCCGCAGCAGCCAGCCGCTTCTCGCACGACATCCTCCTCGCCGCGCTGCTCCAGCCCGTGACCTCCGTCCGGATGGCGCGCAAGCTGTTCGACGGAATGCCTCGCAAGGACACCGTCTCCTACAACTCAACGATCTCTGCCTAGGCTGGAGGTGGACGCACCGATGAGGCCCTCCGGCTGTGCAGATGATGAAGGAGCTAGGAGTCAGGCCTAGCGGCTTCTCATGGCTCTGCCCTTTGCCGTTTGCCGTTTCATCGGGCGTCTGCTCTGCTCCCCATGGGATGGAAGGTTCTTGCAGGCTGCAGCTGATGTACGCCACGGCTCTGCCCAACAGAACACTGTAACCGGCAGCACACTTGCGGATATGTATCGGCATGCCGCCGGCCTCTTCAAACACGCGGTGCACGTCTTTTGGGGTATGAATGAGCAGGGCATCGTTTGAGTGAATTCTGTCTTGTCAGTGTACAAAGATGATAGTCAGAGCAATTCAGTGTTTGAGTGTTTCCGGTTGATTAGAAGCCACGGGTTTTTGGTCGACAAATGCAGTGTGCCAACTCAACGGTGCTTACCATATGGCACAAATGTCAAGGATTTGGCTGAGGGTTACCAGCTCTTGGCCCTTCGCGTCGAAACAGGACTCTGTCAAATTCTGTCATCTATAGTGCTGTTATCGGCATGTTGTCCATGCCTGTCAGATTGCTTGATGCCGTTATGCTTTTCGAGGGATTAGCCAACAAATTGGGACTCAGAAACATGTAATGCGATGATATTGTGTATGCCACAAGTGGTTTAATGGAGCAAGCTCTGGGCCTCTTTGGGATGGCTCTGTGAAATGCTGTTCTTCCAACTGAGTTCACTTTTGCAAGTGTGCTGAGATGGAGCTTCTGTTTTGGTCTGATGGAGTAGGGCACACAAATCCACGGGCTGGTATATAAACGTGGGTTTGAGGATGATATAATTGTCGCCATTGCTCTCATTGACATGTATTGTAAGTTAGGTTCCTTGAAGCATGTCAGGAAACTCTTCAATGCTGTCTGTGCCAAGGATTTGCTGCTATGGAATACAATGGTTGTTGGTATATCACAGAATGGGAAAGGCAGGGAAGCTATTCCAATTACCGAGGCTGAGGCCTCCTACTAAGTAGCAGCATTTTGCAAAGTCAAAATTCGAAaggtgaacttgttccttttgCTGGCTTTATGAGTGCCTTTTATTGTAAGTGTATAAACTTGAATCTTTCTGTAACAGAAACATACTTGCAGGGATTATTAACGCAAGAAGAACAAGCGTGAATGGGATGAGCAAACTTCTTTGTGGAAGCCGACTTATATGGCTATGATCGTGTTAATGACGATAGAGACGATCCGATCATTGAAGCCAGAATCACAGATGGTAAGCAACTTGTCTTCTCTATCTACTGCTGgtggatttatttatttatttcatgGCAAGACTAGTAATCTTCCCGAGCTTTCCCAGTGCTGAGTACACATAGTGGTTATCATGTGATGACATAAATGCTTAACAGCCCGCGTGCTTCTTCTTATGTACACTGTTTATTTTTTAATATCAAATGCTGTTTTCATTTACGACCACTTGAATCTAACAATGTAGTAATTTGTTGTGAAATGTATTCGTTTTCAAACCTGTTTGCTCAATCTGTTACTGTTCTATTGgatgtttgtctgtgatagagcCTGGTGTTGATCCTTTTGCTCAATagagggaggagaagaagaacaGGTTGATTATCAAGAAAAGAACATACTTTCGAATTTAAAGAACGCAGCAAAAGTTAGTGCTCTGCCAAGGCAACAATTTCTATTATCATCATCTGTATACATCATGCACTACTTTGTTTTTTATCCATTACATTGCCAACTCAAGTTTCTCATCTAACGCTTTCTGAAAAAAAACCGGAACCGTGCAGTCATATACAAGTTGGTGCCACACCTGTGCCCATCACTGGGATTAAAGCGGATCTGCCTAGAAAATCTAAAAACAAAGATGTTGCGAATCTTCGGTAATAAATGTAATTCTTTTATTGCGGAGTATGGCGAATCAATGCTTGGGAAATGTATCAAACTATTCTTCCGGAAACCTCTAGAAAGTTATAAAAAGGGAAATCATGCATATCTTGACAGCCCATATCTTTAATTGATTTCCATATTAATATGTATAAATCACGCGTGTTCTACAGCTGTGCCGTCTTTGCCGCTCTTGCCATCAAGGTATATAAATACAGTTTTCTTTGCCGAGCTTTGTGCTAATCGAAAGATAATTTCTGAGGTGCACAAGAATTCTGTATTCGACGGGTATGTACAAGCCTGTTTGATTTCTCTCACTTACATGTCAATCAAGTTATGCAGTATTTTTTGGATTGCATAAGTCTAGTCATTTGGTTTGGTACAAACTATTTCAGATCTTTGTGATACAGCGCCGCTCGCAATGGCCATTCTCTAGAATTCTAGATCTAAATATCAATATGGTGTTAGCAGCTGTTGAATTTCTAATTAGGAGGTTATAGATCTAACAAAAATTCATCGCTGATGCCAGTAGGTATAGAAAACGATGGTTGGCATGATCTGATAATTACGATTCTTCTCAGGTTAGCATATGTTTTGGTTGTAGGATGACCGCGACCCTAAGATCTGTATTACTATCAATCTCAAATCTTATTCTTGGTATTCAACTATCGATCGAAACGGTCCCACGGGATCTACTAGATGAATTTGGAGGTTGGGGTTTTGGAAACCTCGATCGTATAATGATGCCATCTCTCTAGGGGATACGGGTGCGGATGTTGATACTGATACCAGAATATGCATCTTAATATGTATGAATGAAATATCCTTATATATCATGAATATATAGTTGGAATGGTTTACCATGATTCAGATATTCTATTTATTTCTGTCGGTATATTCATGTTCACTGCTGGTAttcgtatttcttctttgaatAAACATATTCATCTATGTTCTTAACATAGCTATGATGCGAATATGGTTTTTCTATTATCCAGCTGCGTTTGATCAGTTCCCACCCTTGTCGCGATCtacttttctttttttctttgtttgAAACCATCTGGTGGGAATATTCAACTGAGTTATCCACTCTCTAGCTATATATGCTTTATGGAGCACCTGTGGGGCATGCCTGGAGTTAGAAACCACATTATCACTATCGATTGCTTGTGCAATCTAAGCTGTTTATGTGTTATAGGAACACATCTTATATGTTATCCAGAGGTCATTCTCTTTTTGGGCACTGCACTTAAGATGTAACAGAAAACAAGATGCTAATTTTGTGGTGGCTTACATGGCTGTAGAATGGCTCAGTTGCCTTTGTAGCCAGATTTATTCCATTGATCTTTGTCAACCGTTTACTTTGTTTGATTTTGCTGGTGTATATTTGGCTGTGCATGCATATTTTTAACTATGTCTGCTCTGGTGTTGTTACTCAGAACTGATCTTAGTTTCGGAACTAGCAAATAATTATGTTTCATTTTGCGAGGATCCTAACAAATAAATGCACTCTGTTTGAAACTGATCTTTTAAGAGAGGCACAAATGTTCACAATCATCTAAAGGCTCTGCACAAAATTTTATTTTGTAACCTAGAGGCTAGCACTATCCAACTGTCTTAAAGATTTTCTTACTTTATGATTGAGCTGCAATTTTTTTTCACATTGTTTTACTTTATAATTGATCTAATTAATAGTaatttttattctttttttacAGTGCCGGAAAGACCATTGATTTTCGGGCAAGCAAGATCAAGCAGTGCACATGGTACCGACTTCGCAACCTCAGCCTCCAATGGGTGATGTCACTCCTGCCGGTTCACAGCCAACACAAGAATTCCCTGGCAATCCAGCTCAGCTCAGCGCTCAGGAGCAGCTTATGTACGAGCAGTCGCAGGAGTATCAGCTGCAGCTCCAGCAGCAGCTCCAGAGGCAGCTCCAGCAGCTCTGGGCCGAGCAGCGGTCAGAGATCGAGCAGGTGACTGGCATGAAGAACCACCCCCTGCCACCCACCAGGATAAGGAAGATCATGAGGGCCGATGAGGACGTCCGCATGATCTCGGCAGAAGCTCCGGCGCTCTTCGCGAAAGCATGCGAGATGTTCACGCTGGAGATGACGACGAGGTCATGGATGGTCACCGAGGAGGACAAGCGCCGGGTCCTGCAGAGGAGTGACATCGCCGCGGCTGTGGCTAGGACTGACGATTACGACTTCCTGCTGGATTTGTTTACCAGAGAAGAGACGAAGCATGGGGTCCTGCTTCGTAGGACCGGGCAGCAGCCCATGGGGACTCAAGCTGGTGCATACCCGTACTACTATGCGCCGCAGCAGCAGGTGGCAGGTGCGTCGATGGCATACGGTGGCCCGTCTACC belongs to Triticum urartu cultivar G1812 chromosome 7, Tu2.1, whole genome shotgun sequence and includes:
- the LOC125525814 gene encoding nuclear transcription factor Y subunit C-4-like — protein: MVPTSQPQPPMGDVTPAGSQPTQEFPGNPAQLSAQEQLMYEQSQEYQLQLQQQLQRQLQQLWAEQRSEIEQVTGMKNHPLPPTRIRKIMRADEDVRMISAEAPALFAKACEMFTLEMTTRSWMVTEEDKRRVLQRSDIAAAVARTDDYDFLLDLFTREETKHGVLLRRTGQQPMGTQAGAYPYYYAPQQQVAGASMAYGGPSTYVWQEPQVQEQGHAHASTYVWQEPQQQQEEP